A window from Citrus sinensis cultivar Valencia sweet orange chromosome 3, DVS_A1.0, whole genome shotgun sequence encodes these proteins:
- the LOC102622159 gene encoding probable galacturonosyltransferase-like 7, whose protein sequence is MLWIMRLSGFFSAAMVMIVLSPSLQSFPPAEAIRSSHLDSYLRLPSKVSPIDASTRFSFRKASVFRNADECGSTSYNVNGGGASVCDPSLVHVAITLDVEYLRGSIAAVHSILQHSTCPENIFFHFLVSDTNLETLVRSTFPQLKFKVYYFDPEIVRNLISTSVRQALEQPLNYARNYLADLLEPCVRRVIYLDSDLVVVDDIAKLWTTSLGSRTIGAPEYCHANFSKYFTATFWSDKRFSATFNGRKPCYFNTGVVVIDLVKWRRVGYTRRIERWMEIQKSDRIYELGSLPPFLLVFAGHVAPIEHRWNQHGLGGDNVRGSCRNLHPGPVSLLHWSGSGKPWLRLDSRRPCPLDALWAPYDLYGHSH, encoded by the coding sequence ATGCTGTGGATTATGAGATTGTCTGGATTTTTCTCAGCCGCTATGGTCATGATTGTTCTCTCTCCTTCTCTCCAATCCTTCCCTCCCGCCGAAGCCATTAGATCCTCACACCTCGACAGCTACCTCCGGTTACCCTCAAAGGTGTCGCCTATTGATGCGAGCACGCGGTTTTCTTTTCGAAAAGCCTCCGTATTCCGCAATGCAGATGAATGTGGCTCCACTTCCTACAATGTCAACGGCGGGGGTGCCAGCGTTTGTGATCCCTCTCTGGTTCACGTCGCGATTACTCTCGACGTTGAGTACCTCCGTGGCTCAATCGCAGCCGTCCATTCCATTTTGCAACACTCCACGTGTCCCGAGaatattttcttccattttctgGTCTCCGACACCAATTTGGAAACCCTCGTGAGATCCACTTTTCCACAATTGAAGTTTAAGGTCTATTATTTCGATCCAGAGATTGTACGGAACTTGATCTCGACTTCCGTTAGACAAGCGCTTGAGCAGCCGTTAAATTACGCCAGAAATTATTTAGCTGATCTGCTGGAACCATGTGTTCGTAGGGTCATTTATTTGGACTCTGATTTAGTGGTTGTCGACGATATTGCCAAACTCTGGACTACAAGCTTGGGTTCTAGAACAATCGGTGCGCCTGAATACTGCCACGCAAACTTCAGCAAATATTTCACGGCCACGTTTTGGAGTGATAAGCGATTTTCCGCCACTTTTAACGGAAGGAAGCCGTGTTACTTCAATACTGGAGTTGTGGTCATAGATCTGGTGAAATGGAGGCGGGTCGGGTACACCAGGCGGATTGAGAGGTGGATGGAGATCCAAAAGAGCGACCGGATCTATGAGCTCGGTTCACTGCCTCCGTTCCTGTTAGTGTTTGCTGGACATGTGGCACCCATCGAACACAGGTGGAACCAGCACGGGTTGGGTGGGGACAACGTACGTGGCAGCTGCCGTAATCTACACCCTGGTCCTGTTAGCTTATTACATTGGTCCGGTAGCGGGAAGCCGTGGCTCAGGCTCGACTCCAGGCGACCCTGCCCGCTTGACGCATTATGGGCGCCCTATGATTTGTACGGACACTCACATTGA